One genomic window of Dunckerocampus dactyliophorus isolate RoL2022-P2 chromosome 7, RoL_Ddac_1.1, whole genome shotgun sequence includes the following:
- the rabac1 gene encoding prenylated Rab acceptor protein 1 — protein MSAPKGENCQVDMDSKVGDLFSAEDAHPTGGAGILSKLGLPKGISASMAKEWLDRRRVSIRPWASFVDQRKFSKPRNFGELCQRVVKNMETYNSNYTFIFLGLILYCIISSPMLLIALAVFIGAFYIIHLKSLESKLVILGKELTVPHQMSLAGTVSLPVFWLAGAGAAVFWVLGATLFVIGTHAAFRELEPSDMEELLMEPV, from the exons ATGTCAGCTCCAAAGGGCGAGAACTGCCAGGTCGACATGGACAGCAAAGTTGGAGATCTGTTCAGTGCTGAGGATGCTCATCCAACTGGTGGAGCTGGAATCTTGTCCAA GCTGGGCCTCCCCAAAGGCATCTCAGCCAGCATGGCCAAAGAGTGGCTGGACAGGCGCCGGGTGTCCATCCGACCATGGGCGAGCTTCGTGGACCAGCGCAAGTTCTCCAAACCTCGCAACTTTGGCGAGCTGTGTCAGCGGGTGGTGAAAAATATGGAGACGTACAACAGCAACTACACCTTCATCTTCCTGGGCCTCATCCTTTACTGCAT AATCAGCTCGCCTATGTTGCTCATTGCATTGGCTGTGTTCATCGGTGCTTTCTACATTATCCACCTTAAATCCCTAGAGTCCAAGCTGGTAATCCTTG GCAAGGAACTGACTGTCCCACACCAGATGAGTCTAGCTGGAACTGTCTCCTTACCTGTGTTCTGGCTGGCAGGAGCCGGAGCTGCAGTTTTTTGGGTTCTGG GAGCGACCTTGTTCGTGATCGGCACTCACGCCGCGTTCCGTGAGCTGGAACCCTCCGACATGGAGGAGCTCCTCATGGAGCCCGTGTGA